From one Caldithrix abyssi DSM 13497 genomic stretch:
- a CDS encoding DUF2202 domain-containing protein, translating into MKRTIITRVLGLVFILSLTFTLVQCSDDSNTVLSSTARSGALTEDVINSFPLEEVSPAEAEGLTFMREEEKLARDVYLTLYGQWGILVFNNISGSEQMHFDAMGYLLQKYNIDDPVVVDSIGVFTNADLQNLYNTLIVQGKDSAAAALKVGALIEEVDIRDLQKELDENVDNEDIQYVYETLMRGSRNHLRAFVSYLSAMGVIYEPQILSQEEYEAIINSPIERGF; encoded by the coding sequence ATGAAGCGAACCATTATCACCAGAGTATTAGGTCTGGTTTTCATTTTAAGCTTAACTTTTACACTGGTACAATGCAGCGACGATTCTAACACCGTGCTCTCTTCAACTGCGCGCTCAGGAGCGTTAACGGAAGATGTTATTAATTCATTTCCTTTAGAAGAGGTATCGCCGGCAGAGGCAGAAGGTTTGACTTTTATGCGGGAAGAGGAAAAATTAGCACGCGATGTCTATCTGACTCTCTATGGACAATGGGGCATACTGGTCTTCAACAATATTTCAGGCTCTGAACAAATGCATTTCGACGCCATGGGTTATTTGCTACAAAAATACAATATTGATGACCCTGTAGTTGTCGATTCTATCGGCGTATTTACAAACGCAGACTTGCAAAATCTGTATAACACGCTCATTGTTCAGGGCAAAGACTCAGCAGCTGCTGCTTTAAAAGTAGGCGCGTTAATTGAAGAGGTGGACATCAGAGATCTTCAAAAAGAATTGGATGAAAATGTCGATAACGAAGATATTCAATACGTTTACGAAACTTTAATGCGTGGTTCGCGCAATCATTTACGCGCTTTTGTAAGTTATCTTTCTGCGATGGGCGTTATCTATGAACCACAAATCCTGTCTCAGGAAGAATATGAGGCCATCATTAACAGTCCGATAGAGCGCGGCTTTTGA
- a CDS encoding FKBP-type peptidyl-prolyl cis-trans isomerase has product MQISENKVVSIHYTLKNDAGEVLDSSIGQQPLSYLHGRKNIISGLENALTGKNVGDKFHVDIPPEEAYGLRNDDLFQVLPREVFQGVENIEVGMQFYSETPEGVQMITVTNVNGDEITVDANHPLAGETLHFDVEVVDIRDATEEELQHGHVHDGSHQH; this is encoded by the coding sequence ATGCAAATTTCGGAAAACAAGGTCGTATCTATCCACTATACCCTTAAAAATGATGCAGGGGAAGTTCTGGATAGCTCAATCGGCCAACAACCTTTAAGCTACCTGCACGGCAGGAAAAACATTATCAGCGGCCTGGAAAATGCTCTGACCGGAAAAAATGTGGGCGACAAATTTCATGTGGACATTCCGCCAGAAGAAGCTTATGGCTTGCGGAACGATGATCTGTTTCAGGTTTTACCGCGCGAAGTGTTTCAGGGTGTTGAAAATATCGAAGTGGGAATGCAGTTTTACAGCGAAACGCCCGAAGGAGTGCAAATGATTACCGTAACCAACGTCAATGGCGACGAAATTACGGTTGACGCCAATCATCCATTGGCCGGCGAGACCTTGCATTTTGACGTGGAAGTGGTCGATATTCGTGATGCCACGGAAGAAGAACTGCAGCATGGTCACGTACACGATGGAAGCCATCAGCACTAA
- a CDS encoding multiheme c-type cytochrome, whose amino-acid sequence MDTVKAQQWLIGIFSVLLIIALLIVAGVEMKKSRTFEPVIEIDEMSAKCITCHEEKGIAVNQIDAWKESMHAVSGTGCYECHEAQKDDFDAFTCTGSSILVGRHPTPKDCAKCHEQQVEEFANSKHAHQFWILKNADRSVFENPISTRHGCEQCHNIGNLWPDGSVGECDVCHAKHSYSKAVARQPETCGECHMGPDHPQIEIYLESKHGNIFKAKSAHMDLNYSSKNNERIPLETPVCTTCHMDGNETQPMTHNVSERLAWESQMSWSYRTVWDEENLGNWQKKRERMEAICASCHSPDFYKVYLLTADLVNLQYNEIRRQFVYWTKKLTKEGKISRLEVDGKFYSDPVLNGWDEEPEYLMYYGWHHEGRRFRMGALMMGADYTQWHGIWEVQEKLIELIKWAAEHGDPEAKKIAKSKSPAKFITYPLYDIPGQAWGINARSNTTPFVYNQYPDYWDRVYKNVEAAYQQGLLSDEQWQIWLERYKNKEYYLGTKFANTPAVDSTFNFYKERNDYDLKKMKEQVIDLVLPGKSFFENR is encoded by the coding sequence ATGGATACTGTTAAAGCCCAACAATGGCTGATAGGAATTTTCAGTGTTTTATTAATTATTGCTCTGTTAATTGTTGCCGGCGTGGAGATGAAAAAAAGCCGTACTTTTGAGCCTGTAATAGAGATTGATGAAATGTCGGCGAAATGTATTACCTGTCACGAAGAAAAAGGAATTGCTGTAAATCAGATTGACGCCTGGAAGGAGAGTATGCACGCGGTCTCCGGAACGGGCTGCTATGAATGCCACGAAGCGCAAAAAGATGATTTTGACGCCTTTACCTGTACGGGCAGCAGCATTTTAGTGGGCAGACATCCCACACCTAAAGACTGCGCCAAATGCCATGAACAACAGGTGGAAGAGTTTGCCAACAGTAAGCACGCCCATCAGTTCTGGATTCTTAAGAATGCCGATCGATCTGTTTTTGAAAATCCGATTTCTACCAGGCATGGGTGCGAGCAATGCCATAACATCGGCAATTTGTGGCCCGATGGCAGCGTTGGCGAGTGCGACGTTTGTCATGCCAAGCATTCTTACAGCAAGGCGGTTGCCCGTCAACCCGAAACCTGCGGCGAATGTCACATGGGTCCCGATCACCCGCAAATCGAAATCTATCTGGAATCCAAACACGGCAATATTTTTAAAGCCAAGTCAGCTCATATGGATTTGAACTATTCCAGTAAAAATAACGAACGTATTCCACTGGAAACCCCGGTTTGTACAACCTGCCACATGGACGGCAACGAAACTCAACCCATGACGCATAATGTAAGCGAACGCCTGGCATGGGAATCGCAAATGTCCTGGAGCTACCGCACGGTATGGGATGAAGAAAACCTGGGGAACTGGCAGAAAAAACGCGAACGTATGGAAGCGATCTGCGCCAGTTGCCATTCGCCGGATTTTTACAAAGTGTACCTGTTAACCGCAGATCTGGTTAATTTACAGTACAATGAAATCCGTCGTCAATTTGTGTACTGGACTAAAAAGTTAACCAAAGAAGGTAAAATCAGCCGTCTGGAAGTGGATGGAAAATTTTATTCCGATCCGGTGTTAAATGGCTGGGATGAAGAACCCGAATATTTAATGTATTACGGCTGGCATCACGAAGGCCGTCGCTTCCGCATGGGCGCTTTGATGATGGGCGCGGACTATACGCAGTGGCATGGTATCTGGGAAGTGCAGGAAAAGTTGATTGAATTAATTAAATGGGCTGCCGAACACGGCGATCCTGAAGCTAAAAAGATCGCCAAATCTAAAAGCCCGGCCAAATTTATTACCTATCCGCTGTATGATATTCCGGGCCAGGCATGGGGTATAAATGCCAGATCAAACACAACGCCCTTTGTTTACAATCAGTATCCCGATTATTGGGATCGTGTGTACAAAAATGTAGAAGCCGCTTACCAGCAGGGCTTATTGTCGGATGAACAGTGGCAGATATGGTTAGAGCGTTATAAAAACAAAGAATACTATCTGGGTACCAAGTTCGCAAATACGCCGGCAGTTGATTCTACGTTCAATTTTTACAAAGAACGTAACGATTACGATCTGAAGAAGATGAAAGAGCAGGTTATCGATCTTGTCCTGCCCGGAAAATCCTTTTTTGAAAACCGATAA
- a CDS encoding cytochrome b — MKFKEWFLERFPIDYDKFVEFNEKIFIKEPIPTHMKKWLFVMGATPLILFGFQVLTGLFLTFYFMPSPEMAYESIRHITEDVRFGYWVRGMHRWGANLMIISLLLHMTRVFFTQAYRKPRELNWIIGVLLFFLTMTISFTGYSLTYNQLSYWATTVGTNMIKEVPLIGDMMLFFLRGGDVVNANTLTRFYTLHVMILPGIIFFFIFLHIVILRLHGVSIPEGFEEKYYPFYPHHFYKIIIATLFLLTLMSTLTVILPPGIGEPANPAITPQHIKPEWYFFPTYRFLKMVPLHVGIYATAAFVLVFTFWPFIEPLISKDKTKRTIFSRTAGVLTLVITLILTIWETIVI, encoded by the coding sequence ATGAAATTCAAAGAATGGTTTTTAGAACGCTTCCCGATCGACTACGATAAGTTTGTCGAGTTTAACGAAAAAATATTTATTAAAGAACCCATTCCCACGCACATGAAGAAGTGGCTGTTTGTCATGGGCGCCACTCCGTTGATTTTATTTGGGTTCCAGGTGCTAACAGGCCTGTTTTTAACCTTCTATTTTATGCCTTCGCCAGAGATGGCCTATGAAAGCATCCGGCATATTACCGAAGATGTGCGTTTTGGGTATTGGGTGCGCGGCATGCACAGATGGGGAGCAAATTTAATGATTATTTCATTACTGTTGCACATGACGCGCGTATTTTTTACGCAGGCCTATCGCAAACCAAGGGAATTGAACTGGATCATAGGCGTACTATTGTTCTTTTTAACCATGACCATTTCGTTTACCGGATATTCTTTAACTTACAACCAGCTCTCTTACTGGGCAACCACCGTGGGTACTAATATGATTAAAGAAGTCCCGCTGATCGGCGATATGATGCTCTTTTTTCTGCGCGGTGGCGATGTGGTAAATGCCAATACCCTAACTCGTTTTTACACCTTGCATGTAATGATCCTGCCAGGAATTATTTTCTTTTTTATTTTTCTGCACATTGTGATCTTACGCTTGCACGGTGTTTCCATTCCCGAGGGGTTTGAAGAAAAATATTATCCATTTTATCCGCATCATTTTTACAAAATCATCATTGCCACGCTCTTTCTTTTAACGTTAATGAGCACATTAACGGTTATTTTACCGCCGGGAATCGGAGAACCGGCCAATCCGGCCATTACGCCGCAACATATTAAACCGGAATGGTACTTTTTCCCTACTTACAGATTTTTGAAAATGGTGCCATTGCATGTGGGCATTTACGCCACGGCGGCTTTCGTTTTAGTCTTTACGTTCTGGCCGTTTATCGAACCGCTTATTTCTAAAGATAAAACCAAGCGAACCATTTTTAGCCGTACGGCCGGCGTATTGACGCTGGTTATTACTTTAATTTTAACCATCTGGGAAACAATTGTTATTTAA
- a CDS encoding ubiquinol-cytochrome c reductase iron-sulfur subunit, whose translation MAEEDKKINRREFFFKSGVFAALGASIALFFRNLILYIFPEKKEKTYHKYLVAHEREFKDGRPKQISLGKTPVYVVPHDGQFKVMSGICTHLGCIIKWEQDKNRFFCPCHNGIFDKLGNVIGGPPPRPLDEFKVVVEDQKIYVYVEDKVRSPWV comes from the coding sequence ATGGCCGAAGAGGATAAAAAAATCAATCGGCGAGAATTTTTCTTTAAGAGCGGCGTCTTCGCGGCTTTAGGCGCAAGCATCGCTCTGTTTTTCCGAAACCTGATTCTTTACATTTTCCCGGAAAAGAAGGAAAAAACCTACCACAAATACCTGGTGGCTCATGAGCGGGAGTTCAAGGATGGGCGTCCCAAACAAATCAGTCTGGGGAAAACTCCGGTTTATGTGGTGCCGCATGACGGCCAGTTCAAAGTCATGTCTGGTATTTGTACCCATCTGGGCTGTATCATTAAATGGGAGCAGGATAAAAACCGCTTTTTTTGCCCCTGTCATAATGGTATATTCGACAAATTAGGGAATGTTATCGGGGGCCCTCCGCCGCGACCTCTGGATGAATTTAAGGTCGTTGTTGAAGACCAAAAAATTTATGTTTATGTGGAAGATAAAGTGAGGAGTCCGTGGGTATGA
- a CDS encoding 4Fe-4S binding protein, with the protein MIQVLSLAFLVMIPILNVLKITFVTGNYYSLRIWKIEFVDPLFALQDFLLTLSLNRTLLLGLIIPVGIAFFAGKIFCSFICPYNLLAEWLRKIFPGKGRVYPVHSRRYWGILVGWLILAALAGFPILYFVSMPGQIGVFFSDLIFLKMVGTESLIIVVLLALDVVVFNRIWCRELCPVGALLQRFHYKKGLIVSYSEMDCVCSMNETESPCVMRCPIHINPKSNKIYPSCFNCGECVKECYFYGEALKMNFMNLTANLTPRYQLRKEEPIKKEEM; encoded by the coding sequence GTGATTCAAGTTTTGTCATTGGCTTTTTTGGTGATGATTCCGATCTTAAATGTTTTGAAAATCACATTCGTCACCGGTAATTATTACAGCCTGCGCATCTGGAAGATTGAATTTGTCGATCCGTTGTTTGCTTTGCAGGACTTTTTATTAACATTGAGCCTTAACCGTACGCTACTATTGGGGCTCATCATTCCGGTGGGTATCGCCTTTTTTGCGGGTAAGATTTTTTGCAGTTTCATTTGCCCCTACAATTTACTGGCCGAGTGGTTGCGAAAAATCTTCCCCGGAAAGGGCAGAGTTTATCCTGTGCATTCCCGACGCTATTGGGGCATTTTGGTCGGCTGGCTCATTCTGGCGGCGCTGGCCGGATTCCCCATTCTGTATTTTGTTTCCATGCCCGGACAAATAGGCGTTTTTTTCAGCGATTTAATCTTTTTGAAAATGGTGGGCACGGAGTCGTTAATTATTGTCGTATTGCTGGCGCTTGATGTGGTCGTTTTCAATCGCATCTGGTGCCGGGAACTGTGTCCGGTTGGCGCCCTGCTGCAACGTTTTCATTACAAAAAAGGATTAATAGTCAGCTATTCGGAAATGGATTGCGTGTGCAGTATGAACGAAACGGAGTCGCCCTGTGTCATGCGCTGTCCAATCCATATCAATCCGAAATCCAATAAAATCTATCCTTCCTGTTTTAACTGTGGCGAATGTGTAAAAGAATGCTATTTTTACGGAGAGGCATTAAAAATGAATTTCATGAATCTAACTGCCAACCTTACGCCTCGCTACCAATTAAGAAAAGAAGAACCAATAAAGAAGGAGGAAATGTAA
- a CDS encoding 4Fe-4S dicluster domain-containing protein codes for MLKEILEKIANYREPLRPPGALDEELFLKHCIRCRRCVEVCPYKSIKVIKKGLGKNSGTPVIIPRDIPCYLCMICPPECPTDALQPILKKEQVQMGIAKIDQETCLPYMGIICRACYERCPIYTEAIILKDEIYPVVVEEKCVGCGICENVCPNEEPSIVVIKRNASK; via the coding sequence ATGCTTAAGGAAATTCTGGAAAAAATTGCGAATTATCGGGAACCGCTAAGACCGCCCGGGGCGCTGGATGAAGAGCTTTTTTTAAAACACTGCATTCGATGCCGACGCTGTGTGGAGGTGTGCCCCTATAAGAGTATCAAAGTGATTAAAAAGGGCCTTGGGAAAAACTCAGGGACGCCGGTTATCATTCCCCGCGATATTCCCTGTTATCTGTGTATGATATGTCCGCCCGAATGCCCGACCGATGCCCTGCAACCCATTCTGAAAAAAGAGCAGGTGCAAATGGGCATTGCAAAAATTGACCAGGAGACCTGTTTACCTTACATGGGCATTATCTGTCGGGCCTGTTACGAACGATGCCCCATTTACACGGAAGCCATTATTTTAAAAGATGAGATTTATCCGGTGGTGGTGGAGGAGAAGTGCGTGGGATGCGGAATTTGCGAAAACGTCTGCCCCAATGAAGAACCGTCTATCGTTGTAATAAAAAGGAATGCGTCAAAGTGA
- a CDS encoding chaperone NapD, with product MAIAGVAILTKKEEVQKVYQRLEQLPEITTYGIHEGHYIVAVIETTPQTNLKAYLEEVQNNDPAILGIYPAYVNFEDEVSEIEIDQKDA from the coding sequence TTGGCAATTGCAGGAGTAGCTATTTTAACCAAAAAAGAAGAAGTGCAAAAGGTCTATCAGCGCCTGGAGCAACTGCCTGAGATAACCACCTATGGCATCCATGAAGGGCATTATATTGTTGCAGTGATAGAAACCACGCCCCAAACCAATTTAAAAGCCTATTTAGAGGAAGTTCAAAATAACGATCCGGCTATTTTAGGGATATATCCGGCTTACGTTAATTTTGAAGATGAAGTGTCTGAAATTGAAATAGATCAGAAAGATGCTTAA